The Acinonyx jubatus isolate Ajub_Pintada_27869175 chromosome D2, VMU_Ajub_asm_v1.0, whole genome shotgun sequence genome contains a region encoding:
- the PWWP2B gene encoding PWWP domain-containing protein 2B isoform X1, with product MEPRAGCRLPVRVEQVVNGALLVTVSCGERSFAGILLDCTKKSGLFGLPLSAPLPQPEDPPVNGCHGPAPAEQDGEAMQLGTVPPPPPDGDQPPETADPKPPLVPPFPPYFEGAPFPPPLWLRSTYRQWVPQPPPRTIKRTRRRLSRNRDPGRLALSPIRLRPRQVLCEKCKSTLSPPEASPGPPGAPRPRRRVGSGPGFDSEPRKPEDPAGGGDPAATTRRSKREKREEDKARVPRSPAIKISYSTPQGTGEVVEIPSRVHGSLEPFCPSQALHGGGQDPSGPSASIPKLKLTRPGPPGAGLPPPKIRLKPHRPGAGEREPVYRAELVEALNGHGRGPRASSPPLLGHGSAGRGPVDSSSGSSGEDDDFKRCPQGKPQQDGLAFLAACPRRGTDCAGESVWSSDSLDESKSCSSEVPSPDTCDLSGDGASVRSSSGAARQTVPPLTVRLHTQSVSKCVTEDGRTVAVGDIVWGKVHGFPWWPARVLDISLSQKEDGEPSWQEAKVSWFGSPTTSFLSTSKLSPFSEFFKLRFNRKKKGMYRKAITEAANAAQPVAPEIREVLTQFET from the exons ATGGAGCCTCGGGCCGGCTGCCGGCTGCCGGTGCGGGTGGAGCAGGTCGTCAACGGCGCGCTGCTGGTCACCGTGAGCTGCGGCGAGCGCAGCTTCGCCGGGATCCTGCTGGACTGCACGAAAAa GTCCGGCCTGTTTGGCCTGCCCCTGTCGGCCCCGCTGCCCCAGCCCGAGGACCCCCCAGTCAACGGCTGCCACGGCCCGGCCCCCGCGGAGCAAGACGGAGAGGCAATGCAGCTGGGGACAGTCCCTCCACCGCCTCCCGACGGGGACCAGCCCCCCGAGACTGCAGACCCCAAGCCACCGCTCGTGCCCCCGTTCCCGCCATATTTCGAAGgcgcccccttccctcccccgctctggCTAAGAAGCACCTACCGGCAGTGGGTGCCGCAGCCGCCCCCCCGGACCATCAAGAGGACACGCCGGCGTCTGTCCCGCAACCGTGACCCGGGTCGGCTGGCCCTGAGCCCCATCCGCCTGCGGCCGCGCCAAGTACTCTGTGAGAAGTGCAAGAGCACGCTGAGCCCCCCCGAGGCCAGCCCCGGCCCCCCGGGTGCCCCGAGGCCGCGCAGGAGGGTGGGCAGCGGCCCTGGCTTTGACAGCGAGCCCCGCAAGCCGGAGGACCCGGCCGGCGGTGGTGACCCCGCGGCCACCACGAGGAGGAGCAAGAGGGAGAAGCGAGAGGAGGACAAGGCCCGGGTGCCACGGAGCCCGGCCATCAAGATCTCCTACAGCACGCCCCAGGGCACGGGTGAGGTCGTGGAGATCCCCTCCCGCGTGCACGGGTCCCTCGagcccttctgcccctcccaggccctgCACGGTGGCGGCCAGGACCCCAGCGGGCCCAGCGCCTCCATCCCCAAGCTGAAGCTGACGCGCCCCGGGCCCCCTGGCGCCGGCCTGCCGCCCCCCAAGATCCGCCTGAAGCCCCACCGCCCGGGGGCCGGGGAGCGGGAGCCCGTCTACAGAGCCGAGCTGGTGGAGGCGCTCAACGGCCACGGGCGAGGCCCCCGGGCCAGCTCACCCCCTCTCCTGGGCCACGGCTCCGCGGGCCGTGGGCCGGTGGACTCGTCTTCCGGAAGTTCTGGTGAGGATGATGACTTCAAGCGGTGTCCCCAGGGCAAACCCCAGCAGGACGGCCTGGCGTTCCTTGCCGCCTGCCCTAGGAGGGGGACGGACTGTGCCGGCGAATCTGTGTGGAGCAGCGACAGCCTGGACGAGTCCAAATCGTGCAGCTCGGAAGTGCCGTCACCGGACACGTGTGACCTGTCCGGCGACGGTGCATCTGTGAGGTCCTCGTCCGGGGCCGCGAGGCAGACGGTCCCGCCCCTGACAGTCAGGCTGCACACACAGAGCGTCTCCAAGTGCGTGACTGAGGACGGAAGGACCGTGGCCGTGGGGGACATCGTGTGGGGTAAGGTTCATGGTTTTCCTTGGTGGCCAGCGCGtgtccttgacatcagtcttagccAGAAGGAGGACGGGGAGCCTTCCTGGCAAGAAGCCAAAGTCTCGTGGTTTGGTTCTCCGACTACGTCATTCTTGTCTACTTCAAaactctcccctttctctgagTTTTTCAAACTGAGATTTAACCGTAAGAAGAAGGGGATGTACCGGAAAGCCATAACGGAGGCCGCCAATGCCGCGCAGCCTGTGGCCCCGGAAATAAGGGAGGTCTTAACCCAGTTTGAGACGTAA
- the PWWP2B gene encoding PWWP domain-containing protein 2B isoform X2 yields MEPRAGCRLPVRVEQVVNGALLVTVSCGERSFAGILLDCTKKSGLFGLPLSAPLPQPEDPPVNGCHGPAPAEQDGEAMQLGTVPPPPPDGDQPPETADPKPPLVPPFPPYFEGAPFPPPLWLRSTYRQWVPQPPPRTIKRTRRRLSRNRDPGRLALSPIRLRPRQVLCEKCKSTLSPPEASPGPPGAPRPRRRVGSGPGFDSEPRKPEDPAGGGDPAATTRRSKREKREEDKARVPRSPAIKISYSTPQGTGEVVEIPSRVHGSLEPFCPSQALHGGGQDPSGPSASIPKLKLTRPGPPGAGLPPPKIRLKPHRPGAGEREPVYRAELVEALNGHGRGPRASSPPLLGHGSAGRGPVDSSSGSSGEDDDFKRCPQGKPQQDGLAFLAACPRRGTDCAGESVWSSDSLDESKSCSSEVPSPDTCDLSGDGASVRSSSGAARQTVPPLTVRLHTQSVSKCVTEDGRTVAVGDIVWGHRR; encoded by the exons ATGGAGCCTCGGGCCGGCTGCCGGCTGCCGGTGCGGGTGGAGCAGGTCGTCAACGGCGCGCTGCTGGTCACCGTGAGCTGCGGCGAGCGCAGCTTCGCCGGGATCCTGCTGGACTGCACGAAAAa GTCCGGCCTGTTTGGCCTGCCCCTGTCGGCCCCGCTGCCCCAGCCCGAGGACCCCCCAGTCAACGGCTGCCACGGCCCGGCCCCCGCGGAGCAAGACGGAGAGGCAATGCAGCTGGGGACAGTCCCTCCACCGCCTCCCGACGGGGACCAGCCCCCCGAGACTGCAGACCCCAAGCCACCGCTCGTGCCCCCGTTCCCGCCATATTTCGAAGgcgcccccttccctcccccgctctggCTAAGAAGCACCTACCGGCAGTGGGTGCCGCAGCCGCCCCCCCGGACCATCAAGAGGACACGCCGGCGTCTGTCCCGCAACCGTGACCCGGGTCGGCTGGCCCTGAGCCCCATCCGCCTGCGGCCGCGCCAAGTACTCTGTGAGAAGTGCAAGAGCACGCTGAGCCCCCCCGAGGCCAGCCCCGGCCCCCCGGGTGCCCCGAGGCCGCGCAGGAGGGTGGGCAGCGGCCCTGGCTTTGACAGCGAGCCCCGCAAGCCGGAGGACCCGGCCGGCGGTGGTGACCCCGCGGCCACCACGAGGAGGAGCAAGAGGGAGAAGCGAGAGGAGGACAAGGCCCGGGTGCCACGGAGCCCGGCCATCAAGATCTCCTACAGCACGCCCCAGGGCACGGGTGAGGTCGTGGAGATCCCCTCCCGCGTGCACGGGTCCCTCGagcccttctgcccctcccaggccctgCACGGTGGCGGCCAGGACCCCAGCGGGCCCAGCGCCTCCATCCCCAAGCTGAAGCTGACGCGCCCCGGGCCCCCTGGCGCCGGCCTGCCGCCCCCCAAGATCCGCCTGAAGCCCCACCGCCCGGGGGCCGGGGAGCGGGAGCCCGTCTACAGAGCCGAGCTGGTGGAGGCGCTCAACGGCCACGGGCGAGGCCCCCGGGCCAGCTCACCCCCTCTCCTGGGCCACGGCTCCGCGGGCCGTGGGCCGGTGGACTCGTCTTCCGGAAGTTCTGGTGAGGATGATGACTTCAAGCGGTGTCCCCAGGGCAAACCCCAGCAGGACGGCCTGGCGTTCCTTGCCGCCTGCCCTAGGAGGGGGACGGACTGTGCCGGCGAATCTGTGTGGAGCAGCGACAGCCTGGACGAGTCCAAATCGTGCAGCTCGGAAGTGCCGTCACCGGACACGTGTGACCTGTCCGGCGACGGTGCATCTGTGAGGTCCTCGTCCGGGGCCGCGAGGCAGACGGTCCCGCCCCTGACAGTCAGGCTGCACACACAGAGCGTCTCCAAGTGCGTGACTGAGGACGGAAGGACCGTGGCCGTGGGGGACATCGTGTGGG GTCACCGACGGTGA